The Pseudomonas sp. Marseille-Q3773 DNA window GCTCCTTGACGCTGGCCTGGACCAGGTCGGCGATGCGCGGGTCGAGGCCGGCACCGAAGTACTCCTTCGGCAGGCCGATGCGCAGGCCCTGCAGCGAGGCATTGAGGCTGGCGCTGTAGTCCGGCACCGGCTCCTCGATGCTGGTGGAATCCTTGGCGTCGAAGCCGGCCATGCCTTGCAGCAGCAGGGCGCAGTCTTCGGCGGTGCGTGCCAGCGGGCCGCCCTGGTCGAGGCTGGAGGCGTAGGCGATCATGCCCCAGCGCGATACGCGACCGTAGGTCGGCTTGAGGCCGGTGAGGTTGGTCAGCGCCGCCGGCTGGCGGATCGAACCGCCGGTGTCGGTGCCGGTGGTGGCCGGCAGCAGGCGCGCGGCCACGGCTGCGGCCGAACCGCCCGACGAGCCGCCAGGGACGTGCTCGAGGTTCCACGGGTTCTTCACGGCGCCGTAGTGGCTGGACTCGTTGGCCGAACCCATGGCGAACTCGTCCATGTTGGTCTTGCCCAGGGTGACCATGCCGGCTTCGGCCAGCTTGGCGACCACGGTGGCGTCATATGGCGCCTTGAAGTTGTCGAGCATCTTCGAGCCGCAGCTGGTGCGAACGCCGTTGGTGCAGAACAGGTCCTTGTGGGCGATCGGGGCACCCAGCAACGCACCGCTTTCGCCGGCGGCGCGACGGGCGTCGGCAGCACGCGCCTGGCCCAGGGCCAGGTCTTCGGTGACGCTGATGAAGCTGTTGATCTGCGGGTCGAGCTGCTTGATGCGCGCCAGCAGGGCGCCGGTCAGCTCTTCGGAGGAAAACGACTTGTCGGCGAGTCCGCGGGCGATCTCGGCCAGGGTCAGTTGATGCATGGCAGGCTCTATCCCTTACTCGATGACTTTGGGTACCAGGTACAGACCGCTTTCGGTCGAAGGCGCGATGGCCTGGTAGGCGTCGCGCTGGTTGCTCTCGGTGACCTGGTCGGGGCGCAGGCGCTGGCTGGCCTCCAGGGGGTGGGCGAGGGGCTCGATACCTGTGGTATCGACCGCTTGCATCTGGTCGACCAGCCCGAGAATGCTGTTGAGGGCGTCGGTAATTCGTGGCAGTTCGCCATCATTCAGCCCCAGACGGGCCAGATGGGCGATCTTTTCCACGTCGCAGCGTTCAAGCGCCATGGGGATCTCCAGGGGAAACAAAGAACGGAATTTGGGTCCGCAGTGAGGAACATGTCAGCTTTCTGACGGTCTATCGGCCGCGATCATCTGCTGGCTTGCTCGGAAAAACAGCCAATTTAACATATTGGCTCCTTGCCCAAAATCCCTGCCATTGTTAGAGTTTGCCGCACTTTTTACCCACGCTTTCCCCAGGGTCACTTTCCCATGTTCAAGAAACTGCGTGGCATGTTTTCCAGCGATCTGTCCATCGACCTGGGTACTGCCAACACCCTTATTTACGTGCGTGAGCGCGGTATCGTCCTGAATGAGCCCTCGGTTGTTGCCATCCGTACCCATGGCAACCAGAAAAGCGTCGTCGCCGTCGGTACCGAAGCCAAGCGCATGCTGGGCCGTACGCCTGGCAACATCGCTGCCATTCGTCCGATGAAGGACGGCGTCATCGCCGACTTCAGCGTTTGCGAAAAAATGTTGCAGTATTTTATCAACAAGGTTCACGAGAACAGCTTCCTGCAGCCGAGCCCGCGCGTGCTGATCTGCGTGCCGTGCAAGTCGACCCAGGTGGAGCGCCGCGCCATTCGCGAGTCGGCCCTGGGTGCCGGTGCCCGTGAAGTGTTCCTGATCGAAGAACCGATGGCCGCCGCCATCGGTGCCGGGCTGCCGGTTGAAGAAGCCCGCGGTTCGATGGTCGTCGACATCGGTGGCGGCACCACCGAAATCGCGCTGATCTCGCTGAACGGCGTGGTCTATGCCGAATCCGTCCGCGTTGGCGGCGACCGCTTCGACGAAGCCATCGTCACCTACGTGCGCCGCAACTACGGCAGCCTGATCGGCGAATCCACCGCCGAACGCATCAAGCAGGAAATCGGTACCGCCTACCCGGGCGGCGAAGTGCGCGAAGTCGATGTCCGTGGCCGCAACCTGGCCGAAGGCGTCCCGCGTGCCTTCACCCTGAATTCCAACGAAGTGCTCGAAGCACTGCAGGAATCCCTGGCGACCATCGTCCAGGCAGTCAAGAGCGCCCTGGAGCAATCGCCGCCGGAGCTGGCCTCGGACATCGCCGAGCGCGGCCTGGTGCTGACCGGTGGTGGCGCGCTGCTGCGTGACCTGGACAAACTGCTTGCCCAGGAAACCGGCCTGCCGGTAATCGTTGCCGAGGACCCGCTGACCTGTGTTGCCCGTGGCGGCGGTCGTGCCCTGGAAATGATGGACAAGCACGCGATGGACCTGCTCTCCAGCGAGTGATTCCGCTCGCTGTTCACGAGCGCCCGGTTTACAGGTAGCACGCACAGTGCTACCTGTATGTGCTGGGCTGGCGCCCTTGTGGGCGCCGTATCCATCAACCCGCAACCAGGCTGGTGCGTTGTCCCATGTCCAATGACCTCCTGAGTCGTCCACGAGGAACGGCCCATTAAACCGCTTTTCTCCAAGGGCCCTTCGCTGGGCGTTCGCCTGCTCGTCCTGGTGGTGCTGTCGGTCGCGTTGATGGTGGTCGACGCGCGCTTCGACGTGCTCAAGCCGGTACGCAGCCAGATGGGCCTGGTGCTCATGGAGTCGTACTGGATCACCGACCTGCCGCAGCGTGCCTGGCAAGGTGTGGCCGGCCAGTTCGGCAGCCGCACCGAACTGATCGCGGAAAACGAAAAGCTCAAGACCGAAGCCCTGCTGTTGCAGGGGCGCCTGCAGAAACTGGCGGCGCTGACCGAGCAGAACGTGCGCCTGCGCGAGCTGCTCAACTCGTCGGCGCTGGTCAACGAAAAGGTCGAAGTGGCCGAGCTGATCGGGGTCGACCCCAACCCCTTCACCCACCGCATCCTGATCAACAAGGGCGAGCGTGATGGCGTGTTCCTTGGCCAGCCGGTGCTCGATGCGCGCGGCCTGATGGGCCAGGTGGTCGAGTTGATGCCCTATACCTCGCGGGTGCTGTTGCTGACCGATACCACCCACAGTATCCCGGTGCAGGTCAACCGCAACGGCCTGCGCGCGATTGCCAGCGGCACCGGTAACCCGGAGCGCCTGGAGCTGCGCCATGTGGCCGACACCGCCGATATCAAGGAAGGCGACCTGTTGGTCAGTTCCGGCATGGGCCAACGCTTCCCCGCCGGCTATCCGGTCGCCACGGTCAACGAAGTGATCCACGATTCCGGCCAGCCGTTTGCCATCGTGCGTGCCATCCCGACTGCCGCGCTCAACCGCAGCCGCTACATGCTGCTGGTATTCAGTGACCGGCGGAGCCCGGAGCAGCGTGCCACCGATGCTGCCATCGCCCAGGAAGAAGCTGACCGCAACGGCGCCTCGGCACCTGGCCAGCCGGCACCGGCAAACGGGCAAGGGGCACCCGCCGCTGGCACACCGGCGACATCAGCGGCCCCGGCAACTCCGACAGCGTCGCCAGCAGCCCCGGCAGCCGCACCCGCCACGCCGGCCGCCGCACCAGCTCATACCCGGAGGCAATGATGGCTGTATCGCGCCGCAACCACGGCTGGGTCATCTGGCTGACGTTTGCCCTCGGCCTGCTGCTCAGTGTCTCGCCCATGCCGCAGTTCATGGAAGTGTTCCGGCCCATGTGGCTGGCCTTGCTGGTGTCGTTCTGGACCCTTGCCGTGCCGAACAGGGTCGGCATGACCACCGCGTTCGTACTGGGCCTGGCCGAGGATGTGCTGTATGGCACCCTGCTCGGGCAGAACGCGCTGATCCTCACCCTGATCACCTTCCTGGTGCTGTCTTTGCAACAGCGCCTGCGCATGTTCCCCATGTGGCAACAGAGCCTGGTGATCCTGGTGATCTTCGGCATCGCCCAGCTGATCCAGCTGTGGCTCAGCGCGCTGACCGGCAACCGCCTGCCGACCCTGGCGCTGGTCTGGTCGGCGGTGATCAGTGCCTTGCTCTGGCCATGGATCAGCTTCGCCCTGCGCGACCTGCGCCGACGCTTGCATATCAACTGACGGCGCCGCCGCAACCGACAGGGAGTTGTCTGCATGATCCCGCTATTCCTGGCTTCCGGCTCGCCCCGTCGTCGCGAACTGCTGACCCAGATCGGCGTGCCGTTCAGCGTCGTCAGTGCCCCTATCGATGAAACCCCGCTTGCCGGCGAAGGCGCCCCGGCCTATGTCGAGCGCCTGGCCCGGGCCAAGGCTACGGCCGGCCTGGCCAGCATCGCGGGCCCGGCGGTGGTGCTCGGGGCAGACACCGCCGTCGTGCTCGATGGCCGCATCCTCGGCAAGCCAGAAAGCCGCGAAGAGGCATTGGCCATGCTGGCCAGCCTGTCCGGCCGCGAGCATCAGGTGCTGACCGCTGTCGCCCTCGGCGATGGCCAGCGCATGCACAGCCTGTACGTGGCCAGCACGGTGCGTTTCCGCGCGATCAGCGCCGATGAAGCGCAACGCTACTGGGCCAGCGGCGAGCCGGTGGACAAGGCCGGCGGCTATGCCATCCAGGGCCTGGGCGCGGTATTCGTCACCGGCCTTTGCGGCAGCTATTCGGCGGTGGTCGGCTTGCCCCTCAGTGAAACGGCCGACCTGCTCGGCCAATTCGGCAGCGCCTGCTGGCAATCCCTCGCGCATTCGCCAGAGGTAACAAACCAGCGGTAGCCAGCACTGCATACGCCGTCCATCATTACAAAAGACCTTTGACGAGAGCCTGCCATGAGTGAAGAGATCCTGATCAACATCACCCCGATGGAGTCACGCGTGGCGGTGGTGGAAAACGGGGTGCTGCAGGAAGTGCACGTCGAGCGTACCCAGCGCCGGGGCATCGTCGGCAATATCTACAAAGGCAAGGTGGTGCGCGTACTGCCAGGCATGCAGGCGGCGTTCGTCGACATTGGCCTGGAGCGTGCGGCATTCATCCACGCCTCGGAAATCTCCCAGCGCGAAGGTTCGGCGGTGGAGAACATCACCGCACTGGTGCACGAAGGCCAGGCCCTCGTGGTACAGGTGACCAAGGACCCGATCGGTACCAAGGGCGCACGGCTTACCACCCAGCTGTCGATCCCGTCGCGCTACCTGGTATACATGCCGCGCAGCAGCCATGTCGGCATTTCCCTGAAGATCGAAGACGAAACCGAGCGCGAGCGCCTCAAGCAGGTGGTCAGCAATTGCATGGACAGTGAGAACATCAAGGACGCCGGTGGCTTCATCCTGCGCACCGCTGCCGAAGGTGCGCGCGCTGAAGAAATCCTGCAGGACATTCGCTACCTGCGCCGCCTGTGGGAGCAGATCGGCACGCAGATCAAGACTTGCGGTGCGCCCACGGTCATCTACGAAGACCTGGGCCTGGCCCTGCGTACCCTGCGCGACCTGGTCAACCCGAAGATCGAGAAGATCCGCATCGACTCGCGGGAAACGTTCCAGAAGACCACGCAGTTCGTTGGCGAGCTGATGCCGGAGATCGCCGATCGCCTCGAACACTACCCGGGTGAACGCCCGATCTTCGACCTGTACGGCGTCGAGGACGAAATCCAGCGCGCCCTGGAGCGCAAGGTGCCACTCAAGTCGGGTGGCTACCTGGTGGTCGATCCGGCCGAAGCGATGACGACCATCGACGTCAATACCGGTGCCTTCGTTGGCCACCGCAACCTGGAAGAGACGATCTTCAAGACCAACCTCGAGGCCGCCACCGCCATCGCCCGGCAGCTTCGCCTGCGCAACATCGGTGGCATCATCATCATCGACTTCATCGACATGGAAGACGAGGAGCATCAGCGCCAGGTGTTGCGCACCCTGGAAAAACAGCTGGAGCGTGATCACGCCAAGACCAACATCATCGGCATCACCGAGCTGGGGCTGGTGCAGATGACCCGCAAGCGCACCCGCGAAAGCCTTGAGCAGGTGCTGTGCGAGCCCTGCCTGGCTTGCCAGGGCCGCGGCAAGCTGAAAACCCCGGAAACCATCTGCTACGAGATATTCCGCGAGATCCTGCGCGAGGCCCGGGCCTACCAGGCCGAAGGCTATCGCGTGCTGGCCAACCAGAAGGTGGTCGACCGGCTGCTGGATGAAGAGTCCGGCAACGTGGCCGAGCTGGAGGCCTTCATCGGCCGAACCATTCGCTTCCAGGTCGAGTCGATGTATTCCCAGGAACAATACGATGTGGTGCTGCTCTGACTCCTTCTGAAATGCGCCGCGGGTGGGCCAGCGTGGCTCAACCGGTACTACCGGCAATCATCGCCAAACGACCTGGAGGGCCCTGGCCATGGGACGTCTGAACCGCGTTCTGGTCGCCCTGACCCGCTGGGGGCTGGGCATCTGCGCCCTGCTGGCAGTATTGGTGGCGCTGTATGTCAGCCTTGGCCGCGAGCTGGTGCCATTGGTGGCCGAGTACCGTGCCGATGTGGAAAGCAAGGCTGAACAGGCCCTGGGCCTGCCGGTGCACGTGGGTGGCCTGGAAGGCCGCTGGAGCGGGCTGGCGCCAATGTTGCTGGTGCGCGACCTGCAGCTGGGCGAGGGCGGCACGGCCCTGCGCCTGGACGAGGTCAAGGTAGTCCCTGATATCTGGGCCAGCCTGAGCGCACGCGAGGTGCGCCTGGCACGCATACAGCTGGGCGGCCTGCAATTGATCCTGCGCGAGAACGAGCAAGGCCAATGGGCGCTTGAAGGCCTGCCGAAGAAGGACGATGCGCCGCTCGACCCCGCCGAGCTGTTGCAGCGCCTGCGCCAGCTCGGCCGCATCGATGTGTTCGACAGCCAGGTCACCCTGCACCCTTGGCAGCGCGACCCTCTGACCCTCACCTATGTCAGTGCCGGCCTGCAGGCCGGTGCTTCGCGCCAGGCCCTGGACCTGCGCGCGACCTTGCCCGATGGCCAGCCCATGGCGCTGAACCTGCGCAGCCGGGCCTCGGCCAGTGCCTGGCGCGATGGCCAGATCGAAGCCTACCTCAGCTTGCCGCAGAGCGACTGGGCGCGTTGGCTGCCGCCACAGCTGCTGGGCCAATGGCATGCCGACGCCTTGCGGGCGGGGGGCGAGTTCTGGGTCGACTGGCAAGCCGGGCAGTTGCAACAGGCCGTGGTGCGCCTCAATGCTCCGGCGCTGCAGGGCGCTTATGCCGGGCGCCAGGCAGCCAAGCTGAACAA harbors:
- the gatA gene encoding Asp-tRNA(Asn)/Glu-tRNA(Gln) amidotransferase subunit GatA, giving the protein MHQLTLAEIARGLADKSFSSEELTGALLARIKQLDPQINSFISVTEDLALGQARAADARRAAGESGALLGAPIAHKDLFCTNGVRTSCGSKMLDNFKAPYDATVVAKLAEAGMVTLGKTNMDEFAMGSANESSHYGAVKNPWNLEHVPGGSSGGSAAAVAARLLPATTGTDTGGSIRQPAALTNLTGLKPTYGRVSRWGMIAYASSLDQGGPLARTAEDCALLLQGMAGFDAKDSTSIEEPVPDYSASLNASLQGLRIGLPKEYFGAGLDPRIADLVQASVKELEKLGAVVREISLPNMQHAIPAYYVIAPAEASSNLSRFDGVRFGYRCENPKDLTDLYKRSRGEGFGIEVQRRIMVGTYALSAGYYDAYYVKAQQIRRLIKNDFMAAFNDVDLILGPTTPNPAWKLGAKSSDPVAAYLEDVYTITANLAGLPGLSMPAGFVDGLPVGVQLLAPYFQEGRLLNVAHRYQQVTDWHTRAPNGF
- the gatC gene encoding Asp-tRNA(Asn)/Glu-tRNA(Gln) amidotransferase subunit GatC, whose amino-acid sequence is MALERCDVEKIAHLARLGLNDGELPRITDALNSILGLVDQMQAVDTTGIEPLAHPLEASQRLRPDQVTESNQRDAYQAIAPSTESGLYLVPKVIE
- the mreB gene encoding rod shape-determining protein MreB, giving the protein MFKKLRGMFSSDLSIDLGTANTLIYVRERGIVLNEPSVVAIRTHGNQKSVVAVGTEAKRMLGRTPGNIAAIRPMKDGVIADFSVCEKMLQYFINKVHENSFLQPSPRVLICVPCKSTQVERRAIRESALGAGAREVFLIEEPMAAAIGAGLPVEEARGSMVVDIGGGTTEIALISLNGVVYAESVRVGGDRFDEAIVTYVRRNYGSLIGESTAERIKQEIGTAYPGGEVREVDVRGRNLAEGVPRAFTLNSNEVLEALQESLATIVQAVKSALEQSPPELASDIAERGLVLTGGGALLRDLDKLLAQETGLPVIVAEDPLTCVARGGGRALEMMDKHAMDLLSSE
- the mreC gene encoding rod shape-determining protein MreC encodes the protein MKPLFSKGPSLGVRLLVLVVLSVALMVVDARFDVLKPVRSQMGLVLMESYWITDLPQRAWQGVAGQFGSRTELIAENEKLKTEALLLQGRLQKLAALTEQNVRLRELLNSSALVNEKVEVAELIGVDPNPFTHRILINKGERDGVFLGQPVLDARGLMGQVVELMPYTSRVLLLTDTTHSIPVQVNRNGLRAIASGTGNPERLELRHVADTADIKEGDLLVSSGMGQRFPAGYPVATVNEVIHDSGQPFAIVRAIPTAALNRSRYMLLVFSDRRSPEQRATDAAIAQEEADRNGASAPGQPAPANGQGAPAAGTPATSAAPATPTASPAAPAAAPATPAAAPAHTRRQ
- the mreD gene encoding rod shape-determining protein MreD, which gives rise to MAVSRRNHGWVIWLTFALGLLLSVSPMPQFMEVFRPMWLALLVSFWTLAVPNRVGMTTAFVLGLAEDVLYGTLLGQNALILTLITFLVLSLQQRLRMFPMWQQSLVILVIFGIAQLIQLWLSALTGNRLPTLALVWSAVISALLWPWISFALRDLRRRLHIN
- a CDS encoding Maf family protein — protein: MIPLFLASGSPRRRELLTQIGVPFSVVSAPIDETPLAGEGAPAYVERLARAKATAGLASIAGPAVVLGADTAVVLDGRILGKPESREEALAMLASLSGREHQVLTAVALGDGQRMHSLYVASTVRFRAISADEAQRYWASGEPVDKAGGYAIQGLGAVFVTGLCGSYSAVVGLPLSETADLLGQFGSACWQSLAHSPEVTNQR
- the rng gene encoding ribonuclease G — encoded protein: MSEEILINITPMESRVAVVENGVLQEVHVERTQRRGIVGNIYKGKVVRVLPGMQAAFVDIGLERAAFIHASEISQREGSAVENITALVHEGQALVVQVTKDPIGTKGARLTTQLSIPSRYLVYMPRSSHVGISLKIEDETERERLKQVVSNCMDSENIKDAGGFILRTAAEGARAEEILQDIRYLRRLWEQIGTQIKTCGAPTVIYEDLGLALRTLRDLVNPKIEKIRIDSRETFQKTTQFVGELMPEIADRLEHYPGERPIFDLYGVEDEIQRALERKVPLKSGGYLVVDPAEAMTTIDVNTGAFVGHRNLEETIFKTNLEAATAIARQLRLRNIGGIIIIDFIDMEDEEHQRQVLRTLEKQLERDHAKTNIIGITELGLVQMTRKRTRESLEQVLCEPCLACQGRGKLKTPETICYEIFREILREARAYQAEGYRVLANQKVVDRLLDEESGNVAELEAFIGRTIRFQVESMYSQEQYDVVLL